One region of Elusimicrobiota bacterium genomic DNA includes:
- a CDS encoding HAMP domain-containing sensor histidine kinase: MKIRHKQQLITSALIMSVVVSIAAMVIHTQRKMMHSQAIQRLEALMEGTTHIAKESFDSHDRLMAVSYLMFLQKAHPELAFASISYGGHNFKIGEESRELFYLERNVLSSAGPVRYTVSLYPSASGAPQSSLQVSTGGISLQVSGSSTVKIEEPATDRGLVRFGFIRRIIDDEVNSALAPLINWTAGIAGAFLLLGLIVNAWVARLFTGPIEVLAQATGLLAAGRMDVSVPVRTNDELGTLTRSFNSMAGRLHELLESRDNILHTLTHEISAPLSGLKGYLELWQDEKIARDTKSSGEVLETMTAAVLRMENLLSNALKLFRGDAGLYSGSEVKDVPLDKIFRETMTIFMPIARTNGVKIRPLYQLTKAVTITAPEELIKQIVSNLLLNAIKYTPSGGEVNVYLTETVDEAVFHVRNTGPGIASADIPHLFTKFYRAGQDRERGGRIPGAGLGLNIVQKAVTALGGRIFVDSKIDKYTLFLVRLPKRRKAQEFKGKELL; encoded by the coding sequence ATGAAAATAAGGCACAAACAGCAGTTGATAACCTCGGCGCTGATCATGTCGGTCGTAGTTTCCATCGCGGCGATGGTCATACATACCCAGCGCAAAATGATGCACAGCCAGGCCATACAGCGCCTTGAGGCGCTGATGGAGGGAACTACGCACATAGCCAAAGAATCGTTTGACAGCCACGACAGGCTTATGGCTGTCAGCTATCTTATGTTCCTTCAGAAAGCGCACCCGGAGCTCGCGTTCGCCTCAATTTCCTACGGCGGACATAATTTTAAGATAGGAGAGGAAAGCAGGGAACTGTTTTACCTTGAGCGCAATGTTCTGTCTTCGGCCGGTCCTGTGCGCTACACTGTTTCGCTTTATCCTTCAGCCTCGGGCGCTCCGCAAAGCAGCCTGCAGGTTTCTACCGGCGGGATCTCCCTGCAGGTTTCCGGCAGCTCCACAGTAAAGATCGAAGAGCCCGCGACGGACAGGGGCCTTGTGCGTTTCGGCTTTATCCGCAGGATCATTGACGACGAGGTTAACAGCGCCCTGGCTCCGCTTATAAACTGGACAGCGGGAATAGCCGGGGCCTTCCTGCTGCTGGGCCTGATAGTGAATGCGTGGGTTGCCCGCCTGTTTACAGGCCCCATCGAGGTGCTGGCGCAGGCGACCGGCCTGCTGGCCGCCGGCCGCATGGATGTTTCCGTGCCGGTGCGCACGAATGATGAACTGGGAACGCTGACCCGCAGCTTTAATTCAATGGCCGGGCGTCTTCATGAACTGCTGGAGTCCCGCGATAATATACTCCATACACTTACGCATGAGATAAGCGCGCCACTCAGCGGACTGAAAGGATATCTGGAACTCTGGCAGGACGAAAAGATAGCGCGCGACACGAAAAGCTCCGGTGAAGTTCTGGAAACTATGACGGCGGCTGTGCTGCGCATGGAGAATTTGCTTTCAAACGCGCTTAAGCTGTTCAGGGGAGACGCGGGGCTGTATTCCGGCAGCGAAGTGAAAGACGTGCCGCTTGATAAGATCTTCAGGGAAACAATGACTATTTTTATGCCTATTGCCCGGACCAACGGCGTAAAAATCCGGCCGTTGTACCAGCTCACTAAAGCGGTTACAATAACGGCGCCGGAAGAACTGATAAAGCAGATAGTAAGCAACCTCCTGCTAAACGCGATAAAATATACGCCGAGCGGCGGTGAGGTGAACGTATACCTTACGGAAACTGTCGACGAGGCGGTGTTTCACGTGCGCAATACCGGGCCCGGGATCGCGTCAGCGGATATACCGCATCTCTTTACCAAGTTTTACCGCGCCGGACAGGACAGGGAAAGAGGCGGGAGGATTCCCGGCGCCGGGCTGGGGTTGAATATAGTTCAGAAGGCCGTTACCGCATTGGGCGGACGGATATTTGTAGACAGCAAGATTGACAAATATACGCTGTTCCTGGTCAGACTTCCAAAGAGAAGAAAAGCACAAGAATTTAAGGGTAAGGAGTTGTTATGA